The following are from one region of the Bradyrhizobium sediminis genome:
- the scpA gene encoding methylmalonyl-CoA mutase, with translation MSRIPNFANIAFEKTAPAQPAGGAEPWLTPEGILVKPGYGEADLEGIDFLETWPGIAPYLRGPYPTMYVNQPWTIRQYAGFSTAEDSNAFYRRNLAAGQKGLSVAFDLATHRGYDSDHPRVSGDVGMAGVAIDSIYDMRTLFSGIPLDQMSVSMTMNGAVLPILALFVAAAEEQGVPPEKLSGTIQNDILKEFMVRNTYIYPPAPSMRIISDIFAYTSQKMPKYNSISISGYHMQEAGATQDLELAYTLADGVEYLRAGLAAGLDVDRFAPRLSFFWAIGMNFFMEVAKMRAARLLWAKLLTQFNPKDPRSLSLRTHCQTSGWSLTAQDVYNNVMRTTIEAMAATQGHTQSLHTNALDEALALPTDFSARIARNTQLFLQQESGTNRIIDPWGGSYYVERLTRDLAAKAWGHIQEVEALGGMAKAIEAGVPKLRIEEASAKTQARIDAGKQAVIGVNKYKPVEEAAIDVLKVENSTVRRLQIDKLARLRSERNQKEVDEALAALTRSAGEGNGNLLALAIDAARAKATVGEISDAMEKVFGRHRAEIKSITGVYKREASTMSNRVEKVQALIDAFEDAEGRRPRILVAKIGQDGHDRGQKVIASAFADVGFDVDIGPLFATAEEAARQAVENDVHILGVSSLAAAHLTAVPELKAALKKQGREDIMIIVGGVVPPQDYDALYKAGAEAIFPPGTVIADAAEELIHKLNARLGHSEAAE, from the coding sequence ATGAGCCGCATACCGAACTTTGCGAATATCGCCTTTGAGAAAACCGCCCCCGCCCAGCCCGCCGGCGGCGCCGAGCCGTGGCTGACGCCCGAGGGCATCCTGGTCAAGCCGGGCTATGGCGAGGCCGACCTGGAAGGCATCGACTTCCTCGAGACCTGGCCCGGCATCGCGCCCTATCTGCGCGGTCCCTACCCCACGATGTATGTCAACCAGCCATGGACCATCAGGCAATATGCCGGCTTCTCCACGGCGGAAGATTCCAACGCGTTCTATCGCCGCAACCTCGCCGCCGGGCAAAAGGGCCTCTCGGTCGCCTTCGATCTCGCCACCCACCGCGGCTACGACTCCGATCACCCGCGGGTGTCCGGCGATGTCGGCATGGCCGGCGTCGCGATCGATTCGATCTACGACATGCGCACGCTGTTCTCAGGGATCCCGCTCGACCAGATGAGCGTGTCGATGACCATGAACGGCGCGGTGCTGCCGATCCTGGCGCTGTTCGTGGCGGCCGCCGAGGAACAGGGCGTGCCGCCAGAGAAACTCTCGGGAACCATTCAGAATGACATTCTGAAAGAGTTCATGGTGCGCAACACCTATATCTATCCGCCGGCGCCCTCGATGCGGATCATCTCCGACATCTTTGCCTACACCTCGCAGAAGATGCCGAAATACAACTCCATCTCCATCTCCGGCTATCACATGCAGGAAGCCGGCGCGACGCAGGACCTCGAACTCGCCTATACGCTGGCCGACGGCGTCGAATATCTCCGCGCCGGGCTTGCCGCCGGCCTCGACGTCGACCGCTTCGCACCAAGGCTGTCGTTCTTCTGGGCGATCGGCATGAACTTCTTCATGGAAGTGGCGAAGATGCGCGCAGCGAGGCTGCTGTGGGCCAAGCTGCTGACGCAGTTCAATCCGAAGGACCCGCGCTCGCTGTCGCTGCGCACGCATTGCCAGACTTCGGGCTGGTCGCTGACCGCGCAGGACGTCTACAACAACGTGATGCGCACCACCATCGAGGCGATGGCGGCGACGCAAGGCCATACCCAGTCGCTGCATACCAACGCGCTCGACGAGGCGCTGGCGCTGCCGACCGATTTCTCCGCGCGGATCGCTCGCAACACGCAATTGTTCCTGCAGCAGGAAAGCGGCACCAACCGCATCATCGACCCCTGGGGCGGCTCCTATTATGTCGAACGGCTGACCCGCGATCTCGCGGCGAAGGCCTGGGGCCACATCCAGGAGGTCGAGGCGCTCGGCGGCATGGCGAAGGCGATCGAGGCCGGCGTTCCAAAGCTGCGGATCGAGGAAGCCTCCGCCAAGACGCAGGCGCGGATCGACGCCGGCAAGCAGGCGGTGATCGGCGTCAACAAGTACAAGCCGGTCGAAGAGGCGGCGATCGACGTGCTGAAGGTGGAGAACTCCACCGTGCGGCGCCTGCAGATCGACAAGCTGGCGCGGCTGCGATCCGAGCGCAACCAGAAAGAGGTCGACGAGGCGCTGGCGGCGCTGACCCGCAGCGCCGGTGAAGGCAACGGCAATCTGTTGGCGCTGGCCATCGATGCCGCGCGCGCAAAAGCCACCGTCGGCGAGATTTCCGATGCGATGGAGAAGGTGTTCGGGCGGCACCGCGCCGAAATCAAATCCATCACCGGCGTCTACAAGCGAGAGGCGTCCACCATGTCCAACCGGGTCGAAAAAGTGCAGGCGCTGATCGATGCGTTCGAGGATGCGGAAGGCCGCCGGCCGCGCATCCTGGTCGCCAAGATCGGCCAGGACGGCCACGACCGCGGCCAGAAGGTGATTGCATCGGCGTTCGCCGACGTCGGCTTCGACGTCGATATCGGCCCCTTGTTCGCCACCGCCGAAGAGGCGGCGCGGCAGGCGGTCGAGAACGACGTGCACATTCTCGGCGTGTCGTCGCTGGCGGCCGCCCACCTCACCGCGGTACCGGAACTGAAGGCCGCGCTGAAGAAACAGGGCCGCGAGGACATCATGATCATCGTCGGCGGTGTGGTGCCGCCGCAGGATTACGATGCGCTGTACAAGGCCGGCGCGGAGGCGATCTTCCCGCCCGGCACCGTGATCGCGGATGCCGCCGAAGAGCTGATCCACAAGCTCAACGCACGGCTCGGGCATAGCGAGGCGGCGGAGTAA
- a CDS encoding RsiV family protein, with protein MCLAVACLASLAAAHAAEPKPDASIKTKAVEASVLLDDQIKADPALAADCLAEGRKWIEKNAAEAAASRKQEPQLFRDGGWTFERKYSVRSVVGGHYVSIVRFDYMDTRGAHPNSDVNTILWDSTAQKRISIRPFFTETADNGPTMKAMLKDVIASLNAEKRKRDAADTATAEWYKDLAPKLLKIGAVTLAPSTVSGKSSGLTFHYPPYAVGPYAEGEYVAFVPWEALKPYLSAEGTAIFGGARPKGDDDGQR; from the coding sequence ATATGCCTCGCGGTCGCATGCCTGGCTTCGCTCGCTGCAGCTCACGCCGCCGAACCCAAACCCGACGCCTCGATCAAGACCAAAGCGGTCGAGGCCAGCGTCCTGCTCGACGACCAGATCAAGGCCGATCCCGCGCTGGCGGCGGATTGTCTGGCCGAGGGCAGGAAGTGGATCGAGAAGAACGCCGCAGAGGCTGCCGCCTCGCGCAAGCAGGAGCCGCAACTGTTTCGTGACGGCGGCTGGACTTTTGAGCGCAAATATTCCGTGCGCTCCGTAGTCGGCGGGCACTATGTCAGCATCGTCAGGTTCGACTACATGGATACCCGCGGCGCGCATCCCAATTCGGACGTCAACACCATCCTGTGGGACTCCACCGCGCAGAAGCGCATCAGCATCCGGCCGTTCTTCACCGAGACCGCCGATAACGGCCCGACCATGAAGGCGATGCTCAAGGACGTGATCGCTTCTTTGAACGCTGAAAAGAGGAAGCGCGACGCCGCCGATACCGCCACCGCCGAATGGTACAAGGACCTTGCGCCGAAACTGCTCAAGATCGGCGCGGTGACGCTGGCGCCGTCGACCGTATCCGGCAAGAGTTCCGGCCTGACCTTTCATTATCCGCCCTATGCGGTCGGCCCCTATGCCGAAGGCGAATATGTCGCCTTCGTACCGTGGGAAGCCCTGAAGCCCTATTTGTCGGCGGAGGGCACCGCGATTTTCGGCGGTGCGCGGCCCAAGGGCGACGATGACGGCCAGCGCTGA
- a CDS encoding tripartite tricarboxylate transporter substrate binding protein gives MPKITRRAFAASAAAAAATAAFGFKPALAQAYPARPVTVIVPWGAGGGTDATARIVAALLEKDLGQPFNVVNRTGGSGVVGHSAIATAQPDGYTIGMLTVEISMMHWQGLTELVPKSYTPLALMNEDPPGIQVGSTSPYKTVKELADAIKAAPVGKFKASGTGQGGIWHLALVGWMQAMGLPANQVAWVPSNGAAPAMQDLAAGGLDLTTCSVPEARAIIEAGKARSLAIMAPARNPAFPNVPTLKEAMGIDYSTGAWRGIAGPKGLPADVAAKLTASLKKVYDSKEFKDFMSNRGFGTVWGDAAQFAAFMDKGDAQMGLAMKAAGLSKA, from the coding sequence ATGCCCAAAATCACGCGCCGCGCCTTTGCCGCTTCAGCCGCCGCTGCCGCGGCAACAGCAGCCTTCGGTTTCAAGCCAGCTCTGGCGCAAGCCTATCCGGCTCGCCCGGTGACCGTGATCGTGCCATGGGGCGCGGGCGGCGGCACCGACGCGACCGCGCGTATCGTAGCGGCGCTGTTGGAAAAAGACCTCGGACAGCCGTTCAACGTGGTCAACCGCACCGGCGGCTCCGGCGTGGTCGGCCATTCGGCGATCGCCACCGCACAGCCCGACGGTTACACCATCGGCATGCTGACGGTGGAAATCTCGATGATGCACTGGCAGGGACTCACCGAATTGGTGCCGAAGAGCTACACGCCGCTGGCGCTGATGAACGAAGACCCGCCCGGCATCCAGGTCGGCTCGACATCGCCCTACAAGACCGTCAAGGAGCTCGCCGACGCCATCAAGGCAGCACCTGTCGGCAAGTTCAAAGCCTCTGGCACCGGCCAGGGCGGCATCTGGCATCTCGCACTGGTCGGCTGGATGCAGGCCATGGGGCTTCCGGCCAATCAGGTTGCCTGGGTGCCGTCGAACGGCGCTGCGCCCGCGATGCAGGATCTCGCGGCGGGCGGTCTCGACCTGACCACCTGCTCGGTGCCGGAAGCGCGCGCGATCATCGAGGCCGGCAAGGCGCGCAGCCTTGCCATCATGGCGCCGGCGCGCAACCCCGCATTCCCCAATGTGCCGACGCTGAAGGAGGCGATGGGCATCGACTATTCGACCGGCGCGTGGCGCGGCATTGCGGGTCCGAAGGGCCTGCCCGCAGATGTCGCGGCCAAGCTCACGGCGTCGCTGAAGAAGGTCTACGACTCCAAGGAGTTCAAGGACTTCATGAGCAATCGCGGCTTCGGAACGGTGTGGGGTGACGCGGCCCAATTCGCAGCCTTCATGGACAAGGGCGACGCCCAGATGGGCCTGGCGATGAAGGCCGCCGGTCTCTCCAAGGCCTGA
- a CDS encoding tripartite tricarboxylate transporter TctB family protein translates to MRLPDRVTGLFLVGLGAAAAYGGWLLPPVPGQPVGPNVFPLVIGSGLALCGLAIAFGIGHSFEEEEEIIPIEGGEAKAPPGKLYGLRTLLPPALLLFYVAAADRLGFIITAALIVYGTATALGARWKLSLPLAVLAPIGIHLIFSKLLRVPLPIGLLPMPW, encoded by the coding sequence ATGCGTCTTCCCGATCGCGTCACGGGATTGTTCCTCGTTGGCCTCGGCGCAGCCGCCGCCTATGGCGGCTGGCTGCTGCCGCCGGTGCCCGGCCAGCCGGTCGGCCCCAACGTGTTCCCGCTGGTGATCGGGAGCGGGCTTGCACTCTGCGGGCTCGCGATCGCGTTCGGCATCGGCCACAGCTTCGAAGAGGAAGAGGAGATCATTCCGATCGAGGGTGGCGAGGCCAAGGCGCCACCCGGCAAGCTCTACGGACTGCGCACCCTGCTGCCGCCGGCGCTGCTGCTGTTCTACGTCGCGGCGGCCGACCGGCTCGGCTTCATCATCACGGCCGCGCTGATCGTCTATGGCACGGCAACCGCGCTCGGCGCCCGGTGGAAGCTTTCGCTGCCGCTCGCCGTGCTGGCGCCGATCGGCATCCATCTGATTTTCAGCAAGCTCTTGCGTGTGCCGCTCCCGATCGGGCTGCTGCCGATGCCGTGGTGA
- a CDS encoding tripartite tricarboxylate transporter permease, whose product MLNTLIEAFGLITTWEVIIAMMAASVYGLVIGSLPGLSATMATALLVPVTFYLSPIAAIATIVAASSMAIFSGDIPGALLRIPGTPASAAYADEAYAMTRKGEAELALGAGVWFSAVGGIAGTLSLMILAPPLAEIALSFSTFEYFWLALLGLMCATLVARSSPVKAIAGMFIGLLVSCVGIENPGGVPRFTFGFTDLFGGIEPIPALVGVFAVAQVMRAMLTPEPPPIPRRKFGSIMAGQWRLTKKYQWQMTRGNIIGIIIGVLPGAGADMAAWVSYAMSKRFSKEPEKFGTGHVEGLVEAGASNNASIASGWVPSLLFGIPGDTIAAIAIGVLYMKGLNPGPTLFTEKASSMYAIYLMFIIANIMMIPLGIVMIRLASYVLRAPRCSVMPVIMLCCAVGSFAIGNNMFGVVTVATFGVIGYVMEANGYPVAAMVLGIVMGTMVEQAFVTSLIKSDGSILPFFERPISAILASMAIGAMIWPVLVWLWRRLKRESPAPATPAR is encoded by the coding sequence ATGCTCAACACCCTGATTGAAGCGTTCGGCCTGATTACGACCTGGGAAGTCATCATCGCGATGATGGCGGCGTCGGTCTACGGGCTCGTGATCGGATCGCTGCCCGGCCTGTCCGCCACCATGGCGACCGCCCTGCTGGTCCCGGTCACCTTCTATCTCTCGCCGATCGCCGCGATCGCCACCATCGTGGCGGCGTCCTCGATGGCGATCTTTTCCGGCGACATTCCCGGCGCGCTGCTGCGCATCCCCGGCACGCCCGCCTCCGCAGCCTATGCCGACGAAGCCTACGCCATGACCCGCAAGGGCGAGGCCGAACTCGCGCTCGGCGCCGGCGTATGGTTCTCCGCCGTCGGCGGCATCGCGGGCACGCTCTCGCTGATGATCCTCGCGCCGCCGCTCGCCGAAATCGCGCTGTCGTTCTCGACCTTCGAATATTTCTGGCTGGCGCTGCTCGGCCTGATGTGCGCGACGCTGGTGGCGCGCTCCTCCCCCGTGAAGGCCATCGCCGGCATGTTCATCGGCCTCCTGGTTTCCTGCGTCGGCATCGAAAACCCGGGCGGCGTGCCGCGATTCACGTTTGGCTTCACCGACCTGTTCGGCGGCATCGAGCCGATCCCGGCGCTGGTCGGCGTCTTTGCCGTGGCGCAAGTGATGCGTGCGATGCTCACACCGGAGCCGCCGCCGATCCCCCGACGCAAGTTCGGAAGCATCATGGCGGGCCAGTGGAGGCTCACCAAGAAGTATCAGTGGCAGATGACGCGGGGGAACATCATCGGCATCATCATCGGGGTGCTGCCGGGCGCGGGCGCCGACATGGCGGCTTGGGTGAGCTACGCGATGTCCAAGCGCTTCTCGAAGGAGCCGGAGAAGTTCGGCACCGGCCATGTCGAGGGCCTGGTCGAGGCCGGCGCCAGCAACAATGCCAGCATCGCCTCGGGCTGGGTGCCGTCGCTGTTGTTCGGCATTCCCGGCGACACCATCGCGGCGATCGCGATCGGCGTGCTCTACATGAAGGGGCTCAATCCAGGCCCGACGCTGTTCACCGAGAAAGCGTCGAGCATGTACGCGATCTACCTGATGTTCATCATCGCCAACATCATGATGATCCCGCTCGGCATCGTCATGATCCGGCTGGCGAGCTACGTGCTGCGCGCGCCGCGCTGCAGCGTGATGCCGGTCATCATGCTGTGCTGCGCGGTCGGCTCGTTCGCCATCGGCAACAACATGTTCGGGGTGGTGACGGTCGCGACCTTCGGGGTGATCGGCTACGTCATGGAGGCGAACGGCTATCCGGTGGCCGCGATGGTGCTCGGGATCGTGATGGGCACCATGGTGGAGCAGGCCTTCGTCACCTCGCTGATCAAATCCGACGGCAGCATCCTGCCGTTCTTCGAGCGGCCGATCTCCGCGATCCTCGCCTCGATGGCGATCGGCGCGATGATCTGGCCGGTGCTGGTCTGGCTGTGGCGGCGGTTGAAACGCGAATCACCCGCCCCCGCCACGCCAGCCCGCTGA